Proteins encoded in a region of the Bacillus sp. T3 genome:
- the helD gene encoding RNA polymerase recycling motor HelD, translating to MSHDKHPEWGLEQERVNSIVTEIDQKMMLLQEKGGNVRKDVKELRETFWSDVTVNMDEPDDVIETHTSLRQQAELLGERERNHTHIHRQMQTLTRLKYSPYFGRIDFFEDGERAAETIYIGIASFMDQDDQEFLIYDWRAPISSLYYDFPPGPAHYKTPIGTISGEMNLKRQFIIKDSQITGMFDSGVTIRDEMLQAVLGNNADTQMKSIVATIQKEQNEIIRNERSQIVVVQGVAGSGKTSAALQRVAYLLYRYRNTLSPENIILFSPNPLFNSYISTVLPELGEENMQQSTFQEYLDQRLSKAFMLEDPFNQIEYLLTEKEAPEYQTRLVSIRYKSSMAFKQLIEAHVEELAEKGLFFKPIVFRKKMIVSKEQIYDYFYSLDRGFSIPNRIQLVKEWLFKELKKYAKLEKKKKWVEEAVQFLDKDDFIDAYQKLEEKGFYSANSFDDFEREQELLAEMLVKQKMKPLFNRVKAFHFVDMVAIYQQLFQEENPQPIENWVKICKMTNLNLENKSILYEDATPFVYLQDLILGKRTNSSIRHIFIDEAQDYSPFQLAFIKEMFPYSKMTLLGDINQAIYTESSGTAKSLTERVEQTDSVATYVLNQTYRSTKPIVEFTSYIVEDGEKIVPFNREGTIPVVAILPSKQELHLNLLDQIQQYKKEGHNTIAVICRTALESKNAYAALKDQIPIRLVEKGTIAFEAGVVVIPSYLAKGIEFDAVIIYDSSQYIEESERKLFYTACTRAMHELYIASIVHVSPFMTNIPPDKFVIKDSTDNKVKGLSD from the coding sequence ATGAGCCACGATAAACATCCTGAATGGGGTTTGGAACAGGAAAGGGTAAATAGCATAGTTACAGAAATTGATCAAAAAATGATGCTTTTGCAGGAAAAAGGCGGCAACGTTCGGAAAGATGTAAAAGAGCTGCGCGAAACATTTTGGAGTGATGTTACCGTTAATATGGATGAACCGGATGACGTTATCGAAACGCATACGAGCTTAAGGCAGCAAGCGGAATTGCTAGGTGAACGTGAACGAAACCATACTCATATTCATCGACAAATGCAAACGTTAACCCGTTTGAAGTATTCACCGTATTTCGGCAGAATTGATTTTTTCGAAGATGGTGAAAGAGCTGCTGAAACAATCTATATTGGAATTGCATCCTTTATGGATCAAGACGACCAAGAATTCCTCATTTATGATTGGCGGGCTCCAATCTCAAGTCTGTATTACGATTTTCCACCAGGTCCAGCACATTATAAAACACCCATTGGAACCATAAGTGGCGAAATGAATTTAAAACGGCAATTTATCATTAAAGATAGTCAAATTACTGGGATGTTTGATTCTGGGGTAACCATTCGTGATGAAATGCTTCAGGCGGTTTTAGGGAATAATGCCGATACACAAATGAAAAGTATTGTCGCAACCATTCAAAAGGAACAAAATGAGATTATTCGTAATGAGCGGAGTCAGATTGTAGTAGTGCAGGGAGTAGCGGGAAGCGGGAAAACATCTGCGGCCTTGCAGCGGGTTGCCTATTTGCTCTATCGTTACCGTAATACGTTATCACCGGAAAATATCATTTTGTTTTCACCAAATCCATTATTTAATAGTTACATTTCAACGGTGCTCCCAGAGCTGGGAGAGGAAAATATGCAGCAAAGCACCTTTCAAGAATATCTTGATCAGCGGTTAAGCAAAGCGTTCATGCTAGAAGACCCATTTAATCAAATTGAATATTTGTTAACTGAAAAAGAAGCACCGGAATATCAAACAAGACTTGTAAGCATTCGCTATAAGAGTAGCATGGCATTCAAACAACTTATTGAAGCTCATGTTGAAGAATTAGCCGAAAAGGGTTTATTTTTCAAACCAATTGTTTTTCGGAAGAAAATGATTGTTTCAAAAGAACAAATCTATGATTATTTCTATAGCTTAGATCGAGGATTCTCAATACCAAATCGTATTCAGCTTGTTAAAGAGTGGTTATTTAAAGAACTGAAAAAATACGCTAAACTTGAAAAAAAGAAAAAATGGGTAGAGGAAGCTGTTCAATTTTTAGACAAGGACGATTTTATCGATGCGTATCAGAAATTAGAGGAAAAAGGTTTTTATTCCGCTAACTCGTTTGATGACTTTGAACGCGAGCAAGAGCTGTTAGCTGAGATGCTTGTTAAGCAAAAAATGAAGCCGCTTTTTAATCGCGTAAAAGCATTTCATTTTGTCGATATGGTAGCGATCTATCAGCAATTATTTCAAGAAGAAAATCCTCAGCCAATCGAAAATTGGGTAAAAATATGCAAAATGACCAATCTGAATTTAGAAAATAAATCAATCCTATATGAGGATGCGACACCTTTTGTGTACTTACAGGATTTGATTCTTGGGAAAAGAACCAATAGCTCTATTCGGCATATTTTTATTGATGAAGCTCAGGACTACTCCCCATTTCAACTTGCGTTTATAAAAGAAATGTTTCCATATAGTAAAATGACCCTGCTCGGTGATATCAATCAAGCGATTTACACAGAGTCAAGTGGCACAGCAAAATCTTTAACCGAAAGGGTTGAGCAGACGGATTCTGTTGCTACTTATGTTTTAAATCAAACCTATCGCTCTACTAAGCCGATTGTCGAATTTACAAGTTATATTGTCGAGGATGGAGAAAAAATTGTCCCGTTTAATCGTGAAGGAACTATACCTGTGGTTGCAATTCTTCCGTCGAAACAAGAACTTCACCTTAACTTGCTTGATCAAATTCAGCAATATAAAAAAGAAGGACACAATACGATAGCAGTTATTTGCCGGACCGCTTTAGAAAGTAAAAACGCATATGCTGCATTAAAAGACCAGATCCCGATTCGCTTGGTTGAAAAAGGTACGATTGCCTTTGAAGCTGGAGTGGTTGTCATACCTTCCTATCTTGCTAAAGGAATCGAATTTGATGCTGTGATCATTTATGATAGCTCCCAATATATTGAGGAAAGTGAACGGAAATTATTTTACACTGCTTGTACGCGTGCGATGCATGAGCTTTACATTGCATCGATTGTTCATGTTAGTCCATTCATGACAAATATTCCTCCTGATAAATTTGTGATCAAAGACTCTACTGACAATAAAGTAAAAGGGCTGTCTGACTAA
- a CDS encoding GGDEF domain-containing protein — MMGYKGRIITTFISLLVGIPYCIYNFISLHSILRLEIDLSVLIAVTMIIYWLGMQYDKADFYHKELMKKQKQLTQMAYYDELTLLPNRSLLYKFLKKSIQQIKLDNKSFVVLFIDLDGFKVVNDEFGHYIGDLLLVEVGSTLKSCISEKDMVARLGGDEFIIVLTDCNKSSAIEIVACVKNKFSKPFILNGRSVQITASIGASISPDDGLDEELLIQRADKAMYEAKNKGKNTVAYYQPSIK, encoded by the coding sequence ATGATGGGCTATAAAGGAAGAATAATAACAACGTTTATCAGTTTGTTAGTCGGCATACCCTATTGTATATACAACTTTATTTCACTTCATAGCATCCTAAGGTTAGAAATTGATTTATCTGTTTTAATCGCTGTTACGATGATTATTTATTGGCTAGGAATGCAGTATGACAAGGCCGATTTCTATCATAAAGAGTTAATGAAAAAACAAAAGCAACTGACGCAGATGGCTTACTATGATGAATTAACATTGCTTCCCAACCGCTCCCTACTATATAAATTTTTAAAAAAATCAATCCAACAAATAAAACTGGATAATAAGTCGTTTGTTGTGTTATTCATCGATTTAGATGGATTTAAAGTAGTAAATGATGAATTTGGCCATTATATTGGTGATTTGCTACTGGTAGAGGTTGGAAGCACTCTGAAATCGTGTATAAGTGAGAAAGATATGGTTGCCAGGCTGGGAGGAGACGAGTTTATAATCGTGCTAACTGATTGTAATAAGAGCTCGGCAATTGAGATTGTCGCCTGTGTTAAAAACAAATTTTCAAAGCCTTTTATCCTAAATGGTCGATCTGTGCAAATCACAGCAAGTATTGGAGCAAGCATATCACCAGATGATGGATTGGATGAGGAATTACTGATACAACGTGCAGATAAGGCGATGTATGAAGCAAAAAATAAAGGAAAGAACACGGTTGCTTACTATCAGCCCAGTATAAAATAA
- a CDS encoding YebC/PmpR family DNA-binding transcriptional regulator, translating to MGRKWNNIKDKKASKDANTSRIYAKFGVEIYVAAKQGEPNPESNQALRFVLERAKTYNVPKHIIDRAIDKAKGGSEENYSELRYEGFGPNGSMVIVDALTNNVNRTASDVRAAFGKNGGNMGVSGSVAYMFDATAVIGLEGKTADDVLEILMEADVDVRDIIEEDDAVIVYAEPEQFHAVQEALKSAGVSEFTVAELTMLAQNDVTLPEDGLAKFEKMIDALEDLDDVQRVYHNVDLGE from the coding sequence ATGGGTCGTAAATGGAACAATATTAAGGACAAAAAAGCGTCAAAGGATGCAAATACAAGTCGTATTTATGCCAAGTTTGGCGTTGAAATTTATGTAGCAGCAAAACAAGGAGAACCCAATCCTGAGTCAAATCAAGCATTAAGATTCGTACTTGAGCGTGCAAAAACGTACAATGTACCAAAGCACATTATCGATCGTGCCATTGATAAGGCAAAAGGCGGTTCTGAAGAAAACTACTCTGAGCTTCGTTATGAAGGTTTTGGACCAAATGGGTCGATGGTCATTGTCGACGCATTAACCAATAATGTCAATCGTACTGCGTCTGATGTTCGTGCAGCATTCGGGAAAAATGGAGGTAACATGGGTGTAAGTGGTTCTGTTGCTTACATGTTCGATGCTACTGCAGTTATAGGACTTGAAGGAAAAACAGCAGATGATGTTCTAGAAATACTAATGGAAGCAGATGTAGACGTTCGTGACATCATTGAAGAGGATGATGCGGTTATCGTTTATGCAGAGCCAGAACAGTTTCATGCCGTACAGGAAGCATTGAAGAGCGCTGGAGTTTCAGAATTCACGGTTGCTGAGCTGACAATGCTAGCGCAAAATGACGTAACGTTACCGGAAGATGGACTAGCAAAGTTTGAAAAAATGATTGATGCGCTTGAAGATTTAGATGATGTTCAACGTGTGTACCACAATGTTGATTTAGGCGAATAA
- a CDS encoding pyrimidine/purine nucleoside phosphorylase has protein sequence MMDFTNVSLAKKANIYFDGKVTSRTVFFSDGTKKTLGIMLPGEYEFSTSQKEEMEILSGQLEFKLMGEEWQEINGTGVFFVPANESFLLKVTSVVDYCCSYHD, from the coding sequence TTGATGGATTTTACAAATGTTAGTTTAGCAAAAAAGGCCAATATTTATTTTGATGGAAAAGTAACGAGCAGAACAGTATTTTTCTCAGATGGTACAAAAAAGACATTGGGAATTATGCTTCCTGGAGAATATGAGTTTTCAACCTCACAGAAAGAGGAAATGGAAATCCTTTCTGGTCAATTGGAATTTAAATTAATGGGTGAGGAATGGCAGGAGATCAATGGTACGGGCGTGTTCTTTGTCCCTGCAAATGAGTCATTCTTATTGAAGGTTACAAGTGTGGTTGATTATTGTTGTTCTTATCACGATTAG
- a CDS encoding ABC transporter permease has protein sequence MINLIQNELLKIVRKKKLVVVILIMVVLISMFTYAQFREQERIQETLGTRDWRTTLQQDIINKQNRLTSTGISEEWKQQLQISVKQQQYYLDHDVNPTEPGAPTFVREFLQHAIQLLLPLLVMIIASDIVSSEHSGGTIKLLLTRPVKRWRILLSKYITLILSVSFLIMSFAVLSYVISGIVFGYSGWSAPLLTGFSVKNGELSTEAVHLVPQWKFLLMVFGLAWFVSLVVGTLSFMLSTLIKSTAAGMGVMLACLIAGMILTNMVSSWESAKYLFMVNLTPTIYLTGGTPPIEGMNLGFTLLVLLVWGALGAFVSFFMFMRKDVY, from the coding sequence TTGATTAATCTCATCCAAAATGAATTATTGAAAATTGTACGAAAAAAGAAATTGGTTGTCGTGATCCTGATTATGGTTGTTCTGATTTCTATGTTTACTTACGCACAATTTCGTGAGCAGGAGCGCATTCAAGAAACGCTTGGGACAAGAGATTGGCGGACAACTTTGCAGCAGGATATTATTAATAAGCAAAATCGTCTAACCAGTACGGGAATCTCCGAAGAGTGGAAGCAACAGCTACAAATTTCTGTTAAGCAACAGCAATATTATTTAGATCATGATGTCAATCCAACAGAACCTGGAGCCCCAACGTTTGTTCGCGAATTTCTCCAGCATGCAATTCAGCTGTTGCTTCCATTGCTCGTGATGATTATAGCATCAGACATCGTATCCTCCGAGCATAGTGGAGGAACAATTAAGCTTTTGCTAACAAGGCCGGTGAAGAGGTGGCGCATCCTATTAAGTAAATACATTACGCTTATTCTTTCTGTATCATTTTTGATAATGTCCTTTGCTGTTTTGTCCTATGTCATTTCAGGAATTGTGTTTGGTTATAGCGGATGGTCGGCGCCGCTCTTAACTGGTTTTTCTGTAAAAAATGGTGAACTGAGCACAGAGGCAGTACATCTTGTTCCACAGTGGAAGTTTTTGTTAATGGTATTTGGCTTAGCATGGTTTGTCTCACTAGTAGTCGGTACATTATCCTTTATGCTTTCAACCCTGATTAAAAGTACAGCAGCTGGAATGGGTGTCATGCTTGCTTGTTTAATCGCAGGAATGATTTTAACGAATATGGTTTCCTCTTGGGAATCAGCCAAATATTTGTTTATGGTGAATTTGACTCCTACCATTTATCTAACAGGGGGAACTCCTCCAATTGAAGGCATGAATCTTGGATTTACTTTATTGGTACTCCTCGTCTGGGGAGCACTTGGGGCATTTGTATCCTTTTTCATGTTTATGAGAAAAGACGTTTATTAA